The Deltaproteobacteria bacterium genome window below encodes:
- a CDS encoding fibronectin type III domain-containing protein, with product METPFFGTILWGNGTPAAGVEVRAIDLDRDGSDDDMTRRAGTTNESGAFDGRYDPAWGIDRHSEQVTTWEPADPAHGNFTPVRVTHTVDVVDPLDVPDYRLECRFDVGDEHLRQRIPFLPTAQSLSRVGRAGRREVFAITRRGPLAVAMRPLAASSSVMVARETMPGVWSDWIDLGDRLRGGGPLRFGVEADGRLVVVGIDGDRALSVRREQSPGGSWEAWTSLGGTVASGGSFAVASNQDGRLEVFVRGTDGALWHRWQQAPGGGWGGWESLGGQLVDRAAIEVALDGQQRLHLFTHAVSGRIAHIHQQAPNSGWGGWSELVDTRVAGPLAVARNHDGRLEVFAQGTDGAIWHVWQTSSAGSWSSWSSLGGMWVADDLDAIDNADGRLEVFVTRSDGTYAHRWQTSAGGSWANWSSLGVVLGRFEPLGLRHPFAAGRAGDGRLVIVQQQPLGERAAYARAQHQAGSDWGEWTPIGPAAAPAVVRPARPTLRRGGSGDHWLEVEWDDVDGAVDYRLLLGTESHITATSYDVGAVTSFRVSNLSNGTVYVLRLVARNDAGEGPASPEITHACSGVPDGIADLGATTLTLVPPHPGPADNFNVNLRLRNTGVVPTGPFTVRMQRIRADSDVLPPPPAFADVQGGLAANEETTVQFHVAPLRHPGAFIWDFLVGSHRIANFGVIV from the coding sequence ATGGAGACACCATTTTTCGGAACCATCCTCTGGGGCAACGGTACGCCGGCGGCCGGCGTCGAGGTGCGCGCGATCGATCTCGATCGCGATGGCAGCGACGACGACATGACGCGGCGGGCCGGCACCACCAACGAGTCGGGGGCCTTCGACGGGCGCTACGATCCCGCGTGGGGCATCGATCGCCACAGCGAGCAGGTGACGACATGGGAGCCGGCCGATCCCGCCCACGGCAACTTCACCCCGGTCCGCGTCACGCACACGGTCGACGTGGTCGACCCCCTCGATGTGCCCGACTACCGACTCGAGTGTCGGTTCGACGTCGGCGACGAGCACCTGCGGCAGCGGATCCCGTTCCTCCCGACCGCTCAGTCGCTCTCGCGCGTCGGACGAGCAGGTCGTCGCGAGGTCTTCGCCATCACGCGGCGGGGGCCGCTGGCCGTGGCAATGCGTCCACTGGCTGCTTCGTCGAGCGTGATGGTGGCGCGTGAGACGATGCCGGGGGTGTGGAGCGACTGGATCGACCTCGGCGATCGCCTGCGTGGAGGCGGCCCGCTGCGGTTCGGCGTCGAGGCCGATGGTCGACTGGTCGTGGTCGGGATCGATGGTGACCGCGCGCTCTCGGTGCGTCGCGAGCAGAGCCCCGGGGGCAGCTGGGAGGCGTGGACGTCCCTGGGCGGGACCGTCGCGTCGGGCGGCAGCTTCGCCGTCGCATCGAACCAAGATGGTCGACTCGAGGTGTTCGTGCGCGGTACCGACGGTGCGCTGTGGCATCGCTGGCAGCAGGCACCCGGCGGCGGCTGGGGCGGTTGGGAGTCCCTCGGTGGGCAACTCGTCGATCGCGCCGCGATCGAGGTCGCCCTCGATGGGCAACAGCGGCTTCATCTCTTCACGCACGCTGTCTCCGGTCGGATTGCCCACATTCATCAGCAGGCGCCGAACTCGGGCTGGGGTGGCTGGTCCGAGCTCGTCGACACGCGCGTCGCGGGCCCGCTCGCCGTCGCGCGCAACCACGACGGCCGGCTCGAAGTGTTCGCGCAGGGGACCGACGGCGCGATCTGGCACGTGTGGCAGACCAGCTCCGCCGGCTCGTGGAGCTCGTGGAGCTCGCTCGGTGGGATGTGGGTCGCCGACGATCTCGATGCGATCGACAACGCGGACGGTCGCCTCGAGGTGTTCGTCACGCGGTCCGACGGGACCTACGCTCATCGCTGGCAGACCAGCGCCGGAGGGAGCTGGGCGAACTGGTCGTCGCTCGGGGTCGTGCTCGGCCGCTTCGAGCCGCTCGGTCTGCGTCACCCGTTCGCGGCCGGCCGCGCCGGCGACGGTCGCCTGGTGATCGTCCAGCAACAACCGCTTGGCGAGCGGGCGGCCTACGCACGCGCGCAACATCAGGCAGGGTCTGATTGGGGCGAGTGGACGCCGATCGGCCCCGCGGCTGCGCCGGCGGTGGTGAGGCCCGCTCGTCCGACGCTACGACGAGGTGGATCCGGCGATCACTGGCTCGAGGTCGAGTGGGATGATGTCGATGGTGCCGTCGACTATCGATTGCTGCTTGGCACCGAGTCCCACATCACCGCGACGAGCTACGACGTTGGCGCGGTGACGAGCTTCCGCGTCAGCAACCTCAGCAACGGGACCGTGTATGTCCTCCGGTTGGTCGCGCGGAACGACGCGGGTGAAGGCCCGGCGTCACCGGAGATCACCCACGCGTGCAGCGGTGTCCCCGACGGCATCGCGGACCTCGGCGCGACGACGCTGACGCTGGTGCCTCCGCATCCAGGTCCGGCGGACAACTTCAACGTCAATCTCCGGCTGCGGAACACGGGCGTGGTGCCGACCGGGCCGTTCACGGTCCGAATGCAGCGCATCCGCGCGGACTCCGACGTGTTGCCGCCGCCGCCGGCGTTCGCGGACGTGCAGGGGGGGCTGGCTGCGAACGAGGAGACCACCGTGCAATTCCACGTCGCGCCGCTGCGCCACCCCGGCGCGTTCATCTGGGACTTTCTGGTCGGATCACACCGCATCGCGAACTTCGGTGTGATCGTGTGA
- a CDS encoding RNA polymerase sigma factor, which translates to MDVTELSDFELLERWRAGDRGAGDRLFSRHVKPLFRFFRNKVDDALAEDLTQSTLLGCAASRDRLRGESSFRTYLFAIARKQLLMHFRGRLRDRHEVALETMSVVDLGASPSTMLRAGAEQRLLLQALQRLPVDFQIAVELYYWEGLSTAEIAGVLEVADGTVRSRLSRARTQLAETMAVLADAPAQADSGLERLETVARSLADLDRDQPGG; encoded by the coding sequence ATGGACGTGACCGAACTTTCCGACTTCGAGCTCCTCGAGCGCTGGCGTGCGGGCGATCGCGGCGCCGGTGATCGGCTGTTCTCGCGGCACGTCAAGCCGCTGTTCCGCTTCTTCCGCAACAAGGTCGACGATGCGCTCGCCGAGGACCTCACGCAGTCGACCCTACTGGGGTGCGCCGCGTCCCGCGATCGATTGCGCGGCGAGTCGAGCTTTCGCACGTATCTGTTCGCGATCGCTCGCAAGCAGCTGCTGATGCATTTCCGTGGACGCCTGCGAGACCGCCACGAGGTCGCGCTCGAGACGATGTCGGTCGTGGACCTCGGGGCGTCGCCGAGCACGATGCTGCGGGCGGGTGCCGAGCAGCGGCTGCTGCTCCAGGCGCTCCAACGCCTGCCCGTCGACTTCCAGATCGCGGTGGAGCTGTACTACTGGGAGGGGCTGTCGACGGCCGAGATCGCCGGCGTGCTCGAGGTCGCCGACGGTACGGTTCGCAGCCGACTCAGCCGTGCACGGACCCAGCTCGCCGAGACCATGGCCGTACTCGCCGACGCGCCGGCACAGGCCGACTCGGGCCTCGAGCGGCTCGAGACGGTCGCACGATCGCTCGCCGATCTCGATCGCGATCAGCCGGGCGGGTGA
- a CDS encoding tetratricopeptide repeat protein, which translates to MGEGRMADLERMIVAAAPERGVTEDVVAARLREAVLGDVAAPLRVGRYTLHERLGQGGMGTVWAAWDEKLGRRVALKFHRLDARAGRGQGYAQMLREAQALARLSDPHVVAVYDVIEWSADGGDEQLVVAMELLAGPTLARWLELEPRSVADKLAMFVQAGRGLAAAHRAGIIHRDFKPANVIVGEDGRARVVDFGLARVDVGDLAGITRPQLGDSIVGAGADDDALEAAETIPRMGAADRAGARSLAIAGTPRYMAPEQHVGVDLDPSCDQFAFCVALWEALHGAAPFEAASIEGLLAEKLVGRVGDGSGIPSRTRRVLQRGLAADPRRRHADMDALLGQLERHSLRRRAAVLVAIGAAATFGLLAWPRGAAPDCEASIHTLDEIWSPARATAIEEAFDASGLPYAAASWATARGGLDAWSRAFVAASRDACEAHLAGEQSDDLFDRRMACLADRRQRFGAMIDVVEHAEGDAVARVVSAVSSLPSLERCADVLALRETVPLPEDAQVAATVLELRRLLAIGRATFDAGDYHGALAYADAVLATFDVDALAHDPTRAEAELLRGDALGLLGDSGAARHALQEAARSAQRAGVDEVFTRAAAALVWELAAAGEIYSAHDWAGLGEATLAHRGDDPNASYLLGNAIANLSTTENDAPAALSRLRRELASARAAFGDRDYRVFVLLNNLANNELGAGFVEDALSDYRLAIAIGTEALGGDHPRVLLARANSVSGLVRASEFEQAWPEIDALVEAERRVVGPLHLDYVQTLVSRAMIAGTLERWQQAHRDADEAIGALEQLESTTPASHLGAIAYVARARALTQEHRYDDAIADATHARSLLAGYDPPHYDEVHVVQTLAKIEEARGDLVAAGDRYGEAIDVARRAGADRQRLAAVLQGLADTVRRRGRPLEAQAIELRALAAIASSVGLDHPLAAASWVTLAAASLDLGRPDDALDLLGRADALYRESAPVDHDRVAIEIVRADARWARREHLLARASLLAWRESVVAADERARIDDWLVGHPPG; encoded by the coding sequence ATGGGTGAGGGACGGATGGCGGACCTCGAGCGGATGATCGTCGCGGCCGCGCCCGAGCGCGGCGTGACCGAGGACGTGGTCGCGGCACGGCTGCGCGAGGCTGTGCTCGGCGACGTGGCCGCGCCGCTGCGGGTCGGTCGCTACACCCTGCACGAGCGCCTCGGCCAGGGTGGCATGGGCACGGTGTGGGCGGCGTGGGACGAGAAGCTCGGTCGCCGGGTTGCGCTCAAGTTCCATCGCCTCGATGCGCGAGCCGGTCGCGGACAGGGCTACGCACAGATGCTCCGCGAGGCGCAGGCGCTCGCGCGCCTGTCCGACCCCCACGTCGTCGCGGTCTACGACGTGATCGAGTGGAGCGCCGATGGCGGCGACGAGCAGCTGGTGGTGGCGATGGAGCTGCTCGCCGGCCCCACCTTGGCGCGCTGGCTCGAGCTCGAGCCGCGCAGCGTCGCGGACAAGCTCGCGATGTTCGTGCAAGCGGGCCGCGGGCTGGCGGCGGCGCATCGGGCCGGCATCATCCACCGCGACTTCAAGCCGGCCAACGTCATCGTCGGCGAGGACGGACGTGCACGGGTGGTCGACTTCGGGCTCGCGCGGGTCGATGTGGGCGACCTCGCCGGCATCACCCGACCCCAGCTCGGCGATTCGATCGTGGGCGCCGGTGCCGACGACGATGCACTCGAGGCCGCCGAGACGATCCCGCGCATGGGCGCAGCGGATCGTGCAGGTGCTCGCTCGCTCGCGATCGCCGGCACGCCGCGCTACATGGCGCCCGAGCAGCACGTCGGCGTCGACCTCGACCCGAGCTGCGATCAGTTCGCCTTCTGCGTGGCGCTGTGGGAGGCGCTGCACGGTGCTGCGCCGTTCGAGGCGGCCAGCATCGAGGGGTTGCTGGCCGAGAAGCTCGTCGGTCGCGTCGGCGACGGCAGCGGCATTCCGTCGCGGACCCGTCGCGTGCTCCAACGCGGGCTCGCGGCTGACCCGCGCCGGCGGCATGCCGACATGGACGCGCTGCTCGGCCAGCTCGAGCGCCACTCCCTGCGCCGGCGCGCCGCGGTGCTCGTCGCGATCGGTGCGGCTGCGACGTTCGGGTTGCTCGCGTGGCCGCGAGGGGCGGCGCCGGATTGCGAGGCCAGCATCCACACCCTGGACGAGATCTGGAGCCCCGCCCGCGCGACCGCGATCGAGGAAGCGTTCGACGCCAGCGGGCTTCCGTATGCCGCCGCGAGCTGGGCGACCGCGCGCGGTGGGCTCGACGCGTGGTCACGAGCCTTCGTGGCCGCGTCGCGCGACGCCTGCGAGGCTCACCTGGCGGGCGAGCAGTCGGACGACCTCTTCGATCGGCGGATGGCTTGCCTCGCCGACCGCCGCCAGCGCTTCGGCGCGATGATCGACGTGGTCGAGCACGCCGAGGGCGACGCGGTCGCGCGGGTGGTGAGCGCGGTGTCGTCGCTGCCGAGTCTCGAGCGCTGTGCCGATGTCCTCGCCCTGCGCGAGACGGTGCCGCTGCCCGAGGATGCGCAGGTCGCCGCGACGGTCCTCGAGCTGCGCAGGCTGCTCGCGATCGGCCGCGCGACCTTCGACGCCGGCGACTACCACGGCGCGCTCGCGTACGCCGACGCGGTGCTCGCCACCTTCGACGTCGACGCGCTCGCGCATGATCCGACCCGGGCCGAGGCCGAGCTGTTGCGCGGCGACGCACTCGGATTGCTCGGCGACTCGGGCGCCGCGCGACATGCCCTGCAGGAGGCCGCGCGCTCGGCCCAGCGCGCCGGGGTCGACGAGGTGTTCACCCGCGCTGCCGCCGCGTTGGTGTGGGAGCTGGCGGCGGCCGGCGAGATCTACTCGGCGCACGACTGGGCGGGGCTCGGCGAGGCCACGCTCGCGCACCGGGGCGATGACCCGAACGCGTCCTACCTGCTGGGCAACGCGATCGCCAACCTGTCCACCACCGAGAACGACGCACCTGCTGCCCTGTCACGGCTGCGTCGCGAGCTCGCGAGCGCTCGGGCCGCCTTCGGCGATCGCGACTACCGGGTGTTCGTGCTGCTCAACAACCTCGCCAACAACGAGCTCGGAGCAGGATTCGTCGAGGATGCGCTGTCCGACTACCGCCTCGCGATCGCGATCGGCACCGAGGCGCTCGGCGGCGATCATCCGCGGGTGTTGCTGGCACGCGCCAATTCCGTCAGCGGTCTGGTTCGCGCATCGGAGTTCGAACAGGCGTGGCCGGAGATCGACGCCCTCGTCGAAGCCGAGCGGCGGGTGGTCGGGCCGTTGCATCTCGACTACGTCCAGACGCTGGTCAGCCGGGCGATGATCGCGGGCACGCTCGAGCGCTGGCAGCAGGCCCACCGCGACGCCGACGAGGCGATCGGCGCGCTGGAGCAGCTCGAGAGCACTACGCCCGCGTCTCACCTCGGCGCGATTGCCTACGTCGCCCGCGCGCGCGCGTTGACGCAGGAGCACCGCTACGACGACGCGATCGCCGACGCCACCCACGCGCGCAGCCTGCTCGCGGGCTACGACCCACCCCACTACGACGAGGTCCACGTGGTCCAGACCCTCGCGAAGATCGAGGAGGCGCGCGGCGACCTCGTCGCCGCCGGCGATCGCTACGGCGAGGCCATCGACGTCGCTCGCCGCGCCGGCGCAGATCGGCAACGCCTCGCGGCCGTGTTGCAAGGCCTCGCCGACACGGTGCGTCGCCGCGGCCGCCCGCTCGAGGCCCAGGCAATCGAGCTGCGTGCGCTCGCGGCGATCGCCAGCTCCGTCGGCCTCGATCACCCGCTCGCGGCAGCGTCGTGGGTGACGCTCGCGGCGGCCTCGCTCGACCTCGGTCGCCCCGACGACGCGCTCGACCTGCTCGGGCGCGCCGACGCGCTGTACCGCGAGTCCGCGCCGGTCGACCACGACCGCGTCGCGATCGAGATCGTCCGTGCGGACGCCCGCTGGGCGCGCCGGGAGCACCTGCTCGCCCGCGCGTCGCTGCTGGCCTGGCGCGAGAGTGTCGTCGCCGCCGACGAGCGCGCGCGCATCGACGATTGGCTCGTGGGTCACCCGCCCGGCTGA
- a CDS encoding TldD/PmbA family protein: MTMSIAAAKALCKAVLAQASFGDVRVRVRAQQTGDLRFAASQPTTGGDVETVSIAVTAVRDGREATVTGNRTDEASLAALVRQAEQAAALAPVDPEATGPLGPVKPPRVLARDPKVARMDAAARADRVAEAIEAGVAKGLEVSGHLVHGELVEAFADRRGLSFAHDATTLRMTCTCRTPDGTGSSKGGFASHALAGLAPRALAEQVADVALRSREPKPIDPGSYTVVLMPDAVAELLEFLVDAMGARAALQGRSFFAAEGGGTKLGQPVFDPRVVLRSNPADRKHPSSPVADDGRPQPTLTWIDRGVPQALHAGRGFAASASIPATPRPSSIFMDGGGQSVDALIAGVKRGVLVTRLWYNRMLDPRGIVATGLTRDGTFWIEDGKLAHAVKNLRYNDGPVTVLSKLVALGTPVRAGLVTERVWVVPPLVVDGFRFESSSDAV; encoded by the coding sequence ATGACGATGTCCATCGCCGCCGCCAAGGCGCTGTGCAAGGCCGTGCTCGCGCAGGCGAGCTTCGGCGACGTGCGCGTGCGCGTGCGTGCGCAGCAGACCGGCGATCTGCGCTTTGCTGCCTCGCAGCCCACCACCGGCGGCGACGTCGAGACCGTGAGCATCGCGGTGACCGCGGTGCGCGACGGTCGCGAGGCCACCGTCACCGGCAATCGCACCGACGAGGCGTCGTTGGCCGCGCTGGTGCGTCAGGCCGAGCAGGCGGCCGCGCTCGCGCCGGTCGATCCCGAGGCCACAGGACCACTCGGGCCGGTCAAGCCGCCGCGCGTGCTCGCGCGCGATCCCAAGGTCGCGCGCATGGATGCCGCCGCACGTGCCGATCGCGTGGCCGAGGCGATCGAGGCCGGCGTCGCCAAGGGGCTCGAGGTCTCGGGGCATCTCGTGCACGGCGAGCTGGTCGAGGCCTTCGCCGATCGGCGCGGCCTCTCGTTCGCGCACGACGCGACCACGCTGCGCATGACCTGCACCTGTCGCACGCCCGACGGCACTGGCAGCAGCAAGGGCGGCTTCGCCTCGCACGCGCTCGCGGGGCTGGCTCCGCGCGCGCTCGCGGAGCAGGTCGCCGATGTCGCGCTGCGCAGTCGCGAACCCAAGCCGATCGACCCGGGCAGCTACACCGTCGTGCTCATGCCCGACGCGGTCGCCGAGCTGCTCGAGTTCCTCGTCGACGCCATGGGCGCGCGTGCAGCCCTGCAGGGGCGCAGCTTCTTCGCCGCCGAGGGTGGTGGCACCAAGCTCGGGCAGCCCGTCTTCGATCCCCGCGTGGTGCTCCGCTCGAACCCGGCCGATCGCAAGCACCCGTCGTCGCCGGTCGCCGACGATGGTCGGCCGCAGCCGACGCTCACGTGGATCGATCGCGGCGTGCCGCAGGCGCTCCACGCCGGTCGGGGGTTCGCCGCCAGCGCGTCGATTCCCGCCACGCCACGGCCGAGCTCGATCTTCATGGATGGCGGCGGGCAGAGTGTCGATGCGTTGATCGCCGGGGTGAAGCGGGGCGTGCTCGTCACGCGGCTCTGGTACAACCGCATGCTCGACCCGCGGGGCATCGTCGCGACCGGTCTGACCCGCGACGGCACGTTCTGGATCGAGGACGGCAAGCTCGCGCATGCGGTGAAGAACCTGCGCTACAACGACGGGCCGGTGACCGTGCTCAGCAAGCTCGTCGCGCTCGGGACCCCGGTGCGGGCCGGACTCGTGACCGAGCGGGTGTGGGTCGTGCCGCCGCTGGTGGTCGACGGCTTCCGCTTCGAGAGCAGCTCCGACGCGGTGTGA
- a CDS encoding DUF1549 domain-containing protein, translating to MPLRSRGRAIAVAAGLLLVACRPTAIAPRGGDEAPAAADASPASGTLEAAIARHLADAGFGPPAADDDFALLRRASLDLLGRIPTAAELDAYRGADPRTRYDAAIDRMLADPEHAAFLASTWTDVLLAQALKDRPAIEQGTAAWLTTAFASDRGFDDVTREILVAQGEFTAEGPAGFLASFGRKGRTAALAGETARIFLGTQIQCAQCHDHPDAAYTQREFHAFAAHFARTQVRPVKGDDGLAVRVSERARGQGRLPRPEDPPDEPTGEIVLPRYFGTPTTAGDHRREALATAILGDRRFARAIANRTWAQLLGAGVIEPVDALPVDGAVPPLLDALTDSFIAGNHRLDTLIGAIVRSSAYRAAGRGDGDGAARVAAFAQARVRPLPSTALLGSLGVAAGLAAGERPQGLPGARAALREFRFAFDDDEGAAADQGPSLPQALLLQHGVLDEAAARPRGDTVLAHVLREYDDTDARIEALWWRLFTHAPDDEERALARSAVERGGPEAWSDLVHAMLVSSEFTTNH from the coding sequence GTGCCCCTGCGATCGCGCGGCCGCGCGATCGCGGTCGCGGCCGGGTTGCTGCTCGTCGCCTGTCGACCGACCGCGATCGCACCGCGCGGCGGCGACGAGGCGCCGGCGGCGGCCGACGCCTCGCCGGCGAGCGGCACGCTCGAGGCCGCGATCGCGCGCCACCTCGCCGACGCCGGCTTCGGACCGCCGGCGGCCGACGACGACTTCGCGCTGCTGCGTCGCGCCAGCCTGGACCTCCTGGGGCGCATCCCGACCGCCGCGGAGCTCGACGCCTACCGCGGGGCCGACCCGCGCACGCGCTACGACGCCGCCATCGATCGCATGCTCGCCGACCCCGAGCACGCCGCGTTCCTGGCGAGCACGTGGACCGACGTGTTGCTGGCGCAGGCGCTCAAGGATCGTCCCGCCATCGAGCAGGGCACCGCCGCGTGGTTGACCACTGCCTTCGCGTCCGACCGCGGCTTCGACGACGTCACGCGCGAGATCTTGGTCGCGCAGGGCGAGTTCACGGCCGAGGGCCCGGCCGGCTTCCTCGCCAGCTTCGGTCGCAAGGGCCGCACCGCCGCGCTCGCGGGCGAGACGGCCCGCATCTTCCTCGGCACGCAGATCCAGTGCGCGCAGTGCCACGATCACCCCGACGCCGCATACACGCAGCGCGAGTTCCACGCCTTCGCGGCCCACTTCGCACGCACGCAGGTGCGCCCCGTGAAGGGTGACGACGGCCTCGCAGTGCGGGTCAGCGAGCGCGCGCGCGGCCAGGGCCGCCTGCCGCGCCCCGAAGATCCGCCCGACGAGCCCACCGGAGAGATCGTGCTGCCGCGCTACTTCGGCACCCCGACCACCGCCGGTGATCATCGACGGGAGGCGCTGGCGACGGCGATCCTCGGCGATCGTCGCTTCGCACGGGCGATCGCCAACCGCACGTGGGCACAGCTGCTCGGCGCCGGCGTGATCGAGCCGGTCGATGCCTTGCCGGTGGACGGTGCAGTGCCGCCCTTGCTCGACGCGCTGACCGACAGCTTCATCGCCGGCAACCATCGGCTCGACACGCTGATCGGCGCCATCGTCCGATCGTCGGCCTATCGCGCCGCGGGTCGGGGCGACGGCGACGGCGCGGCACGGGTCGCAGCCTTCGCCCAGGCCCGCGTGCGTCCGCTGCCGTCGACGGCGCTGCTGGGATCGCTCGGCGTCGCCGCCGGCCTCGCCGCTGGCGAGCGCCCGCAGGGCCTGCCGGGCGCACGCGCGGCCCTGCGAGAGTTCCGCTTCGCCTTCGACGACGACGAGGGCGCCGCCGCCGATCAAGGTCCGAGCCTGCCGCAGGCGCTGCTGCTGCAGCACGGCGTGCTCGACGAGGCTGCTGCGCGCCCCCGCGGCGACACGGTGTTGGCCCACGTGCTGCGCGAGTACGACGACACCGACGCGCGCATCGAGGCGCTGTGGTGGCGACTGTTCACCCACGCCCCCGACGACGAGGAGCGCGCGCTTGCCCGATCCGCCGTCGAGCGCGGCGGCCCCGAAGCGTGGAGCGACCTCGTGCACGCGATGCTGGTCTCGAGCGAGTTCACCACCAACCACTAG
- a CDS encoding class I SAM-dependent methyltransferase: MSDDWNDNYVQGHLPWDVSEPDPVLVEYVDAHGIAPGRALDIGCGTGTHARWLASRGFEVLGVDLAPRAIEMAREKVASEPFAARVRFAVGDFLAAAPDGGPFDFVYDRGCFHLFDAEDRARFAAHVAGVLAPGGIWLSLAGSTEGAPRDSGPPRRSARDLANAIEPVLEILELRGTSFDLGTAEPPRAWACVSRRRSEPAQPSSRH; the protein is encoded by the coding sequence GTGAGCGACGACTGGAACGACAACTACGTGCAGGGCCACCTGCCTTGGGACGTGAGCGAGCCCGATCCCGTGCTCGTCGAGTACGTCGATGCGCACGGCATCGCGCCCGGCCGTGCGCTCGACATCGGCTGCGGCACCGGCACGCACGCGCGCTGGCTCGCGTCGCGGGGCTTCGAGGTGCTCGGCGTCGATCTGGCACCGCGCGCGATCGAGATGGCCCGCGAGAAGGTCGCGTCCGAGCCGTTCGCCGCGCGTGTGCGCTTCGCCGTCGGCGACTTCCTGGCTGCAGCGCCCGACGGTGGACCGTTCGACTTCGTGTACGACCGCGGCTGCTTTCACTTGTTCGACGCCGAGGACCGCGCGCGCTTCGCTGCGCATGTCGCTGGCGTGCTCGCGCCTGGCGGCATCTGGCTCAGCCTCGCGGGCAGCACCGAGGGAGCGCCCCGCGACAGCGGCCCCCCGCGGCGTTCGGCGCGGGACCTCGCGAACGCGATCGAGCCGGTGCTCGAGATCCTCGAGCTGCGCGGCACGTCGTTCGATCTCGGCACCGCCGAGCCGCCGCGCGCGTGGGCCTGCGTATCGCGACGGCGCAGCGAGCCCGCACAACCCTCGTCGCGCCACTAG
- a CDS encoding TldD/PmbA family protein: protein MPTTRRVFLASSALAAAQLALPGHARALPAGVKQPAPGSAGASNADATLVSTSPLPALAQLATAAIDRARSKGASYADARLVSWTAENVGVRDSRVDRLTRSESLGIAVRVLVDGAWGFAASPQLDAANVTKLTDRALATAKANAALRKRLGTPAVELVATPAATGTWVTPHTIDPFSVPAADKAALLLEATAAALATKGVGHADASVACVREDKLLVTTDGTRVHQVHLRIAPELSATAVDRRRGRFATRDHEAAPMQAGWEYVTELGLANAAPKVATEVLQKLHAPTVQPGLQHVVLAPSNLWLTIHESIGHPTELDRAMGLEANFAGTSFLHRDDAGKLEYGSAKVSVVADRTQPGGLASVGWDDEGVPASRWDLVRAGRFVDWQTTREQAAWIGQTASHGCSYGHGYDGVQFQRMPNVSLQPGADDLVTEDLINSTEDGVYITGRGSWSIDQQRHNFQFGGQMFYRIHKGRIAEVLRDVAYQANTLEFWRSCDLVGGARSYRLGGSMGDGKGEPQQSNAVSHGCPPARFRANVIRTGGDR, encoded by the coding sequence ATGCCGACCACGAGGCGCGTCTTCCTCGCCAGCTCTGCGCTCGCAGCGGCCCAGCTGGCGCTGCCCGGGCACGCGCGGGCACTGCCCGCGGGCGTGAAGCAGCCGGCGCCCGGCAGCGCCGGGGCCTCGAACGCCGACGCGACGCTGGTGTCGACCAGCCCGTTGCCGGCGCTGGCCCAGCTCGCGACCGCAGCGATCGATCGCGCGCGCTCGAAGGGCGCCAGCTATGCCGACGCCCGCCTGGTGTCGTGGACCGCGGAGAACGTCGGCGTGCGCGACAGCCGGGTCGATCGCCTCACCCGATCGGAGTCGCTCGGCATCGCGGTGCGGGTGCTGGTCGATGGCGCGTGGGGCTTCGCCGCCTCGCCGCAGCTCGACGCCGCCAACGTCACCAAGCTGACCGATCGCGCACTCGCGACCGCGAAGGCCAATGCGGCGCTGCGCAAGCGCCTCGGCACGCCGGCGGTCGAGCTGGTCGCGACCCCGGCCGCGACCGGCACGTGGGTCACGCCGCACACCATCGATCCGTTCTCGGTGCCGGCCGCCGACAAGGCTGCGCTGCTGCTCGAGGCCACCGCCGCCGCGCTCGCGACCAAGGGGGTGGGTCACGCCGATGCCAGCGTCGCGTGCGTGCGCGAGGACAAGCTGTTGGTGACCACCGACGGCACGCGCGTGCACCAGGTGCACCTGCGCATCGCGCCCGAGCTCAGCGCGACCGCGGTCGATCGCCGCCGCGGTCGCTTCGCCACCCGCGACCACGAGGCCGCGCCGATGCAGGCCGGCTGGGAGTACGTCACCGAGCTCGGTCTCGCCAACGCGGCGCCGAAGGTCGCCACCGAGGTACTGCAGAAGCTCCACGCGCCCACGGTGCAGCCGGGGCTGCAGCACGTGGTGCTGGCGCCGTCGAACCTGTGGCTGACGATCCACGAGAGCATCGGCCACCCCACCGAGCTCGATCGCGCGATGGGGCTCGAGGCCAACTTCGCCGGCACCAGCTTCTTGCACCGCGACGACGCCGGCAAGCTCGAGTACGGCAGCGCGAAGGTGTCGGTGGTGGCCGATCGCACGCAACCCGGCGGGCTCGCCAGCGTCGGCTGGGACGACGAGGGCGTGCCGGCATCGCGCTGGGACTTGGTGCGCGCGGGTCGTTTCGTCGACTGGCAGACCACCCGCGAGCAGGCCGCCTGGATCGGTCAGACCGCGAGCCACGGCTGCAGCTACGGGCACGGCTACGACGGTGTGCAGTTCCAGCGCATGCCCAACGTCAGCCTGCAACCGGGCGCCGACGACCTCGTGACCGAGGATCTCATCAACTCGACCGAGGACGGCGTGTACATCACCGGGCGCGGCTCGTGGTCGATCGATCAGCAGCGCCACAACTTCCAGTTCGGCGGGCAGATGTTCTACCGCATCCACAAGGGGCGCATCGCCGAGGTGCTGCGCGACGTGGCGTACCAGGCCAACACGCTCGAGTTCTGGCGCAGCTGCGATCTCGTGGGCGGTGCCCGCAGCTATCGACTGGGCGGCAGCATGGGCGACGGCAAGGGCGAGCCACAGCAGAGCAACGCGGTCAGTCACGGCTGTCCGCCGGCCCGCTTTCGCGCCAACGTGATCCGCACCGGAGGTGACCGATGA